One genomic window of Thioclava sp. GXIMD4216 includes the following:
- a CDS encoding DUF2948 family protein codes for MADARFEDGAERALALRAETAEDLPVISALVQDCVLPVTEIRYDRARRQLALLVNRFRWEDRAAAEADGRAYERVQSLLVVSEVLAVRSQGVDRAEKDLVLSILDLVWTPAEDGAGELVLTLAGDGAIAVSVEALAVDLRDVTKPYKAVSGKVPQHRDDGM; via the coding sequence ATGGCGGATGCAAGATTCGAGGACGGGGCGGAACGCGCCTTGGCTTTGCGGGCGGAGACGGCCGAAGACCTGCCGGTGATTTCCGCGCTGGTGCAGGATTGTGTCTTGCCGGTGACCGAGATCCGCTATGATCGCGCCCGTCGCCAACTGGCGCTGCTGGTCAATCGTTTCCGCTGGGAAGATCGTGCCGCCGCCGAAGCCGATGGGCGCGCCTATGAGCGGGTGCAATCGCTTCTGGTGGTGTCCGAAGTGCTGGCCGTGCGTTCGCAAGGGGTGGACCGGGCCGAGAAAGATCTGGTGCTCTCGATCCTAGATCTGGTCTGGACCCCTGCGGAGGATGGCGCGGGCGAGCTGGTGCTGACCTTGGCAGGGGATGGCGCGATTGCGGTTTCTGTCGAGGCATTGGCCGTGGATTTGCGCGATGTGACCAAGCCTTACAAGGCTGTCTCGGGCAAGGTGCCGCAGCACCGTGACGATGGCATGTAA